In Phycisphaeraceae bacterium, a genomic segment contains:
- a CDS encoding YebC/PmpR family DNA-binding transcriptional regulator, translating into MAGHSKWANIRHRKERQDKKKGKVWSKCSKAIMAAARAGGGDPDTNLSLRYAIDEAKYANMPKDTIQRAIDKGAGATGGEDWAEVSYEGYGPGGIAVIIDALTDNRNRTVTDLRTIFKKVGCSLATTGAVSFQFQTKGQIVLDGEYEEEKVMECALEAGASDVEAPEAGGAWTILTDPTDFQSVKEAVEGAGMKILEARIAKIPKESQEIRGEDARKLLAFLEALEDNDDVQNVYSNADIPADELEKMG; encoded by the coding sequence ATGGCCGGTCACAGCAAATGGGCGAATATCAGGCACCGCAAGGAGCGCCAGGATAAGAAGAAGGGCAAGGTGTGGTCGAAGTGTTCGAAGGCGATCATGGCTGCAGCTCGCGCCGGCGGGGGAGATCCGGACACGAACCTTTCGCTGCGATATGCAATCGACGAAGCCAAGTACGCCAACATGCCCAAGGACACGATCCAGCGGGCGATTGACAAGGGGGCGGGTGCAACTGGCGGCGAAGATTGGGCCGAAGTGAGTTATGAAGGCTACGGCCCGGGCGGGATCGCGGTGATCATCGACGCGCTGACGGACAATCGCAATCGCACGGTGACGGATCTGCGGACGATCTTCAAGAAGGTGGGATGCTCGCTCGCGACGACGGGCGCGGTGTCGTTTCAGTTTCAGACAAAGGGACAGATCGTGCTCGATGGCGAGTATGAGGAAGAGAAGGTCATGGAGTGTGCGCTCGAGGCCGGTGCTTCGGATGTCGAAGCGCCCGAGGCCGGTGGGGCGTGGACGATTCTGACTGATCCGACTGATTTTCAAAGTGTCAAGGAAGCGGTCGAGGGCGCGGGCATGAAGATTCTCGAAGCACGCATTGCCAAGATTCCGAAGGAGAGCCAGGAGATTCGAGGCGAGGACGCGCGAAAACTGCTGGCGTTTCTCGAAGCGCTCGAGGACAACGACGACGTGCAGAACGTGTACTCGAATGCGGACATCCCGGCGGATGAACTCGAGAAGATGGGGTGA
- a CDS encoding DUF1643 domain-containing protein → MSVPVVAGAKLMPWIGRASFDRSGRYRYALQRQWAAGGRRVCFCMLNPSTADASKNDPTVRRCIGYAQRWGFDALEVVNIFALRSTDPRGLYEAADPIGPRNDAAIVRAAERAQLLVLAWGGHGELGGRGREVVRLVSKTKSAMCLGVTQSGEPRHPLYLSQSELPMAIPSFVLEAAGAARYAG, encoded by the coding sequence GTGAGTGTGCCGGTTGTTGCGGGTGCGAAGTTGATGCCATGGATCGGGCGGGCAAGTTTCGACCGTTCGGGCAGATACCGGTATGCGCTTCAGCGGCAATGGGCCGCGGGGGGGCGTCGCGTGTGCTTCTGCATGCTCAACCCGAGTACTGCTGACGCATCGAAGAACGATCCGACCGTGCGGCGCTGTATCGGATACGCCCAGCGGTGGGGGTTTGATGCGCTGGAGGTTGTGAATATCTTTGCGCTGCGTTCGACGGATCCGCGCGGGCTTTATGAGGCTGCGGATCCGATCGGGCCTCGCAATGACGCGGCGATTGTGCGGGCTGCCGAGCGTGCGCAGTTGCTAGTGCTGGCTTGGGGTGGACATGGGGAACTTGGGGGACGGGGGAGGGAGGTCGTGAGGCTTGTATCGAAGACGAAGTCCGCGATGTGTCTGGGTGTGACGCAGTCGGGTGAGCCGCGACATCCGTTGTATTTGTCGCAAAGCGAACTACCGATGGCGATCCCGAGTTTTGTGCTTGAGGCTGCCGGTGCGGCGCGGTATGCTGGGTGA
- the lpxK gene encoding tetraacyldisaccharide 4'-kinase, translating to MSESAARTENTQRPPVRGLLGRALSKVYEVELNRRSRRFDAGVGVHRLDRPVISVGNLSVGGTGKTPTVTAVSRWLLEAGHRPCIAMRGYRARDGESDEAMEYRQVIAGVPVVAKPDRRAGLNTLFASPEGAGVDCVVLDDGFQHRRLARDLDLVLIDATRDPFADRLLPAGWLRERPEALRRAHAVVVTHAERVGVGVVERMFERLSRINAQLTLASSWHHWSGLSVREFDGAVEQHPVSWLNGQRVLAVCGIGNGAAFVAAAEGAVGSALAGAIVLRDHAHYDRRTLDRIFRAVKQTQADVILTTRKDDVKLSAWATRDGLCPVATAELEIRFDRGKDALRERVLQVVASGSRIR from the coding sequence GTGAGCGAATCTGCCGCAAGGACAGAGAATACGCAGCGACCTCCGGTCCGGGGGTTGCTCGGGCGCGCGCTGAGCAAAGTGTATGAAGTTGAACTGAACCGCAGATCGCGCAGGTTCGATGCCGGGGTTGGAGTGCACCGGCTTGATCGACCGGTCATCAGCGTCGGGAATCTGTCGGTCGGCGGAACGGGCAAGACTCCGACGGTGACGGCTGTTTCTCGATGGCTGCTCGAGGCCGGGCATAGGCCTTGCATTGCGATGCGTGGATATCGGGCTCGCGATGGCGAGTCGGATGAGGCGATGGAGTATCGGCAGGTGATCGCGGGTGTGCCTGTGGTGGCCAAGCCCGACCGTCGCGCCGGGTTGAACACACTTTTCGCATCGCCAGAGGGAGCGGGTGTAGATTGCGTAGTGCTCGACGACGGGTTTCAGCATCGCCGACTCGCGCGCGATCTGGATCTTGTGCTGATCGATGCGACGCGCGATCCGTTTGCCGATAGGTTGCTCCCCGCGGGATGGCTGCGCGAGCGACCCGAAGCACTGCGGCGGGCACACGCGGTTGTTGTGACGCACGCTGAGCGAGTCGGTGTGGGTGTCGTTGAGCGGATGTTCGAACGCCTCTCCCGAATCAACGCGCAGTTGACCCTGGCGAGTTCATGGCACCACTGGTCGGGCCTAAGTGTGCGCGAATTCGATGGCGCGGTCGAGCAACATCCGGTGTCGTGGCTCAACGGGCAGCGAGTGCTCGCGGTGTGTGGCATCGGCAATGGGGCGGCGTTTGTGGCGGCAGCTGAGGGAGCGGTTGGCAGCGCGCTGGCGGGTGCAATCGTGCTGCGCGATCATGCACACTATGACCGCCGCACGCTCGACCGAATTTTCCGAGCGGTCAAGCAAACACAGGCCGATGTCATTTTGACAACGCGCAAAGATGATGTCAAACTCTCGGCATGGGCTACGAGGGATGGTCTTTGCCCCGTGGCAACAGCCGAACTGGAGATTCGTTTTGATCGGGGGAAGGACGCTCTGCGCGAGCGGGTGCTCCAAGTCGTGGCGAGCGGAAGCCGAATACGATAG
- the rfaE2 gene encoding D-glycero-beta-D-manno-heptose 1-phosphate adenylyltransferase, with translation MDRLLEHLAAWKPFTAVVVGDFMLDQLLFGDAERLSSDAPVPVLQVRRQENMPGGAANLCMDLAAMKGRVYALGVVGLDPEGQVLRREMDTRGIDTTGLIADASRPTTIKRNLIGLAQARHPQKMFRVDFESREPIALSISDAILARLDAILSEADIVCIEDYGKGVCTDALCQEVIRRSRARGREVLVDPCISTDFVRYRGATAITPNRTEAERATGLKTHEHADAEHNAALARGLLARLELDAVVLTLDRHGALLLERTTDEPLPVPTIARDVYDVTGAGDMMLAGLAASRANGLDWPSAVRLANAAAGLEVQVFGVKPIPIERIHHEILEQQALRLGKLRSLEQIQVQVRAVREDGGSVAFTNGCFDVIHAGHVRLLEQASQTASLLIIGLNSDASVQRLKGPERPINGEQDRARVLGSISGVGSIVLFDEDTPMGLIEAIRPDVLIKGADYQEHQVVGADLVKSYGGRVHLIELVAGKSTTSTIERMRKPLGP, from the coding sequence ATGGATCGATTGCTTGAACATCTTGCTGCGTGGAAGCCATTCACGGCTGTGGTTGTCGGTGATTTCATGCTCGATCAGTTGCTGTTTGGCGATGCCGAGCGGCTGAGTTCGGATGCGCCCGTGCCAGTGCTTCAGGTGCGGCGTCAGGAAAATATGCCGGGCGGCGCTGCCAACTTGTGCATGGATCTTGCCGCGATGAAAGGCCGCGTGTATGCGCTCGGGGTTGTAGGACTCGATCCGGAAGGGCAGGTTCTCCGACGCGAGATGGATACGCGCGGCATCGACACCACGGGCCTGATCGCTGATGCGTCACGCCCGACGACGATCAAACGCAATCTGATCGGTCTCGCGCAGGCGCGGCACCCTCAGAAAATGTTTCGCGTGGACTTCGAATCGCGCGAACCGATCGCGTTGAGTATCAGCGATGCGATCCTGGCACGTCTCGATGCGATTCTGTCCGAGGCCGACATCGTGTGCATCGAAGATTACGGCAAGGGCGTCTGCACCGATGCACTCTGCCAGGAGGTGATTCGTCGATCGCGTGCCCGCGGGCGCGAGGTGCTGGTGGATCCGTGCATCTCAACGGACTTTGTGCGTTATCGGGGTGCGACAGCGATCACTCCCAATCGCACCGAAGCCGAGCGGGCGACGGGCCTCAAGACCCACGAACACGCAGACGCGGAGCACAACGCGGCACTGGCTCGCGGGTTGCTGGCTCGGTTGGAACTCGATGCAGTGGTGTTGACGCTTGATCGTCATGGCGCGCTTCTGCTTGAACGCACAACCGATGAGCCGCTTCCGGTGCCCACGATCGCTCGCGATGTGTACGACGTGACTGGTGCGGGCGACATGATGCTCGCGGGACTGGCAGCATCGCGTGCCAATGGGCTCGACTGGCCCAGCGCGGTGCGGCTGGCCAACGCTGCTGCAGGTCTCGAAGTGCAAGTGTTCGGCGTGAAACCAATCCCGATTGAACGCATCCACCACGAGATTCTCGAACAACAGGCTCTGCGACTGGGCAAACTGCGCTCGCTCGAACAGATACAAGTGCAGGTGCGTGCGGTGCGTGAGGATGGGGGCAGCGTCGCCTTCACGAACGGGTGTTTCGACGTCATTCACGCTGGGCATGTGCGTCTGCTCGAACAGGCATCGCAGACTGCCAGCCTGCTCATCATCGGGCTCAACAGTGATGCTTCGGTTCAGAGACTCAAAGGCCCCGAGCGCCCGATCAACGGCGAGCAGGATCGCGCTCGTGTGCTTGGCTCAATTTCGGGTGTCGGATCAATCGTTCTCTTCGATGAAGACACACCGATGGGTCTCATCGAGGCAATTCGACCGGATGTGCTTATCAAGGGCGCGGATTATCAAGAACATCAGGTGGTCGGAGCCGATCTGGTCAAGAGTTATGGCGGGCGTGTGCACCTGATCGAGCTTGTTGCCGGCAAGAGTACAACGTCCACAATCGAGCGCATGCGGAAGCCATTGGGCCCATGA
- a CDS encoding zinc-binding dehydrogenase, which translates to MKAIVVTKQGNPVAPNIQVRNDWPDLQPPRAGFVTVRTLASAFNYMDLWVGRGVPGLELAYPRISGCDGCGIVESVGPNVNPAWIGKQVIYNAAMRIVRPLSPTEPPRTTLAPEYELIGEHHFGAHAAQFSCPADNLAAVDDCDPIEAAAFGLCALTAYSMMITKGQLAPGQRVLITGISGGVATSALAIARHFGCSVCVTSRSRTKLEHARQLGAECLILDEGQDWSRDVRAWTGKRGVDMAIDSVGKATHLNCIKSLARGGAYVTPGCTTGPDATTDLARIFWNQLRILGSTMGSNDEFREVVALYRTGALKPVVDTVFSADEAFTAYERYEAGEHFGKIVIDWR; encoded by the coding sequence ATGAAAGCCATCGTCGTCACCAAGCAAGGCAACCCCGTTGCGCCCAACATCCAAGTCCGCAATGACTGGCCCGATCTGCAGCCGCCGCGGGCCGGATTCGTCACCGTCCGCACACTCGCGTCGGCGTTTAACTATATGGATCTCTGGGTCGGTCGCGGCGTGCCGGGGCTGGAACTCGCCTACCCGCGTATCTCGGGGTGCGACGGTTGTGGCATCGTGGAATCAGTCGGACCGAACGTCAATCCAGCGTGGATCGGCAAGCAGGTGATCTACAACGCCGCGATGCGCATCGTCAGGCCACTCTCACCAACCGAGCCACCACGAACCACGCTCGCGCCTGAATATGAACTCATCGGCGAGCACCACTTCGGGGCACACGCCGCACAGTTTTCCTGCCCAGCCGACAACCTCGCGGCAGTCGATGACTGCGATCCGATCGAGGCGGCTGCGTTCGGCCTGTGCGCGCTCACCGCCTACTCGATGATGATCACCAAAGGCCAACTCGCACCCGGACAGCGCGTGCTCATCACCGGCATCAGTGGCGGAGTAGCGACCAGCGCTCTGGCCATCGCGCGGCACTTTGGATGCTCTGTCTGCGTCACGAGCCGAAGCCGCACTAAACTAGAACACGCTCGCCAACTCGGTGCCGAATGTCTGATTCTCGACGAGGGCCAGGACTGGTCGCGCGATGTGCGCGCGTGGACCGGCAAACGCGGCGTTGACATGGCTATCGATTCCGTCGGCAAAGCCACACACCTCAACTGCATCAAGTCGCTGGCGCGCGGCGGAGCGTATGTCACCCCAGGCTGCACCACCGGCCCCGATGCCACCACCGACCTCGCCCGCATATTCTGGAACCAACTCCGCATCCTCGGCTCGACCATGGGCTCGAACGATGAGTTCCGCGAAGTCGTTGCACTCTACCGCACTGGTGCGCTCAAACCGGTCGTCGACACTGTCTTCTCGGCAGACGAGGCGTTCACAGCGTATGAACGTTATGAGGCCGGGGAACATTTTGGAAAAATTGTCATCGATTGGCGCTAA
- the rplS gene encoding 50S ribosomal protein L19: protein MGTQQIIESINAESLKTDIPVMDVGDTINVHARIVEGDKERVQVFQGVLMSRKGRGIGEMMTVRRIVDNEGVERTWPINSPMIAKIEVVRRGDARRAKLYFLRDRVGKSRRLRDRRRGLKHVEGQPTINR from the coding sequence ATGGGCACGCAGCAGATCATCGAATCCATCAATGCCGAATCCCTCAAGACCGATATCCCGGTCATGGATGTCGGCGACACGATCAACGTTCACGCCCGTATTGTCGAAGGCGACAAGGAACGCGTCCAGGTGTTCCAGGGCGTGCTCATGAGCCGCAAGGGTCGGGGCATCGGCGAGATGATGACCGTTCGCCGCATCGTCGACAACGAGGGCGTCGAGCGCACGTGGCCGATCAACAGCCCGATGATCGCGAAGATCGAAGTGGTGCGTCGTGGCGATGCCCGCCGCGCCAAGTTGTACTTCCTGCGTGATCGTGTGGGCAAGAGCCGCCGCCTCCGCGATCGCCGCCGCGGGCTCAAGCATGTCGAAGGCCAACCGACGATCAACCGCTGA
- a CDS encoding tRNA (guanine(37)-N(1))-methyltransferase — protein sequence MRIDVLTTFPELFSLTPPGVLGVSIPARAIRAGALEVLATNIRDFADNKHDKTDDRPFGGGPGMVMMCQPLWDAVHAAEACDPTPALRILLTPQGVPLTQRLVEDLAARPRLLLIAGHYEGIDERVIERLSPLEISLGDYVLSGGELAALVLIDAVARLQPGALGDQASATQDSFGQISELNPNGNPIEPRLLAQWRSELRIPEDARLLDCPHYTRPREWMGMPVPEILLSGDHDAVARWRLEQAAERTRARRPDLLAPFESPEHS from the coding sequence ATGCGCATTGACGTGCTGACGACATTTCCCGAACTGTTCTCGCTCACGCCGCCCGGGGTGCTTGGGGTCTCGATCCCGGCACGCGCGATTCGTGCGGGGGCGCTCGAAGTCCTGGCCACGAACATCCGTGACTTTGCCGACAACAAGCACGACAAGACCGACGATCGACCGTTCGGAGGCGGGCCGGGCATGGTGATGATGTGCCAGCCACTCTGGGATGCCGTCCATGCTGCCGAAGCCTGCGACCCGACACCAGCGTTACGGATCCTGCTCACGCCGCAAGGTGTGCCGCTGACGCAGAGGCTTGTCGAGGATCTCGCCGCCCGCCCGCGTCTGCTCCTGATCGCCGGGCACTATGAGGGAATCGACGAGCGCGTCATCGAGCGTCTGTCGCCGCTGGAGATCAGTCTGGGTGACTATGTGCTCTCGGGCGGAGAACTGGCAGCCCTTGTGCTGATCGACGCTGTCGCCCGCCTCCAGCCCGGCGCGCTTGGCGATCAAGCAAGTGCGACTCAGGACTCGTTTGGGCAGATATCCGAACTGAACCCGAATGGAAATCCTATTGAGCCGCGGCTCCTGGCTCAATGGCGAAGTGAACTGCGTATCCCCGAAGATGCCCGTCTGCTCGACTGCCCCCATTACACTCGCCCACGCGAATGGATGGGGATGCCTGTGCCCGAGATCCTGCTCAGCGGCGACCACGACGCCGTCGCCCGCTGGAGGCTTGAGCAGGCCGCGGAGCGAACGCGGGCACGGCGTCCGGACTTGCTTGCCCCTTTCGAGAGCCCCGAGCACAGTTGA
- a CDS encoding methyltransferase → MIEDVVTEAGQAEAGQIEALKIRIDALERRNTELATMLEYLHFWTIRSDENIRDLTSRIGGLPEAERDTRGIFEFKWQQLNKGVSSLENPEHKAVIADTVLRWTGLNREWFKGKRVLDAGCGDGRLSYGLCSLGAIVTSMDQSTKGVQRTVEYCKEFPGHRGIVWNLLDRYEAEPASFDLVLSFGVIHCTGDTRKSMANLDSLIKPGGYLALMVYGYPRPGHHGDFVHMVRKERIRQAIRHMTGEEAVAYIQQQLDAGEIRGDARGWYDATAPRVEDHYTFPQLSQMMQELNYTDIVLLDEAIRNIAVRGRKP, encoded by the coding sequence ATGATCGAAGATGTTGTCACGGAAGCAGGCCAGGCCGAAGCAGGTCAAATCGAGGCGCTCAAGATCCGCATCGACGCCCTCGAACGCCGCAATACCGAACTCGCTACCATGCTCGAGTATCTTCACTTCTGGACGATTCGCAGCGACGAGAACATCCGCGACTTGACGAGCCGCATCGGCGGGCTGCCCGAAGCCGAACGCGACACACGAGGAATTTTCGAGTTCAAGTGGCAACAACTCAACAAGGGTGTGAGCAGTCTGGAGAATCCGGAGCACAAGGCCGTCATCGCCGACACGGTGCTCCGATGGACCGGACTCAATCGGGAGTGGTTCAAGGGCAAGCGCGTGCTCGACGCAGGCTGTGGCGATGGGCGGCTGAGTTACGGCCTGTGCTCACTCGGCGCCATCGTCACAAGCATGGATCAATCGACCAAGGGTGTCCAGCGCACGGTCGAGTACTGCAAAGAGTTTCCTGGACATCGCGGCATTGTCTGGAATCTGCTCGATCGCTACGAAGCCGAGCCCGCGAGTTTCGATCTTGTGCTCAGTTTCGGTGTCATTCACTGCACGGGCGACACACGCAAGTCGATGGCAAACCTCGATTCACTCATCAAGCCCGGGGGTTATCTGGCCTTGATGGTCTATGGCTATCCGCGCCCAGGCCATCATGGCGACTTTGTCCATATGGTGCGCAAGGAACGAATCCGACAGGCGATTCGGCACATGACCGGCGAGGAAGCCGTCGCGTACATTCAGCAGCAACTCGACGCTGGCGAAATCCGCGGCGATGCTCGCGGCTGGTATGACGCAACCGCGCCGCGCGTCGAGGACCATTACACATTCCCGCAGCTGAGCCAGATGATGCAGGAACTCAACTACACCGATATCGTCCTGCTCGATGAAGCCATACGCAACATTGCGGTGCGCGGTCGCAAGCCCTGA
- a CDS encoding SIS domain-containing protein — protein MGQNATDRVKASLAAANDALAQFLSDQRAVDRIALVGAKIAAAMRSGGKVLACGNGGSCCDAMHFCEELTGRFRQDRRALPAIACSDPSHLTCVANDFGFEFVFSRWVEALGRPGDVLIALSTSGNSRNIVRAVESAGTIGMHRVALLGQGGGVLSGLCEHQWIVPARTSDRIQEIHMLILHCIVEAVEIELGVGS, from the coding sequence ATGGGTCAGAATGCCACCGATCGTGTCAAAGCCTCGCTCGCAGCTGCAAACGATGCCTTGGCGCAATTCCTCTCGGACCAGCGAGCGGTCGATCGAATTGCCCTTGTAGGAGCCAAGATCGCGGCGGCCATGCGGAGCGGAGGCAAAGTCCTCGCGTGCGGCAATGGCGGGTCGTGCTGCGATGCCATGCACTTTTGTGAAGAACTCACCGGGCGATTTCGGCAGGACCGCCGGGCATTGCCTGCAATCGCGTGCTCCGATCCTTCGCATCTGACGTGTGTGGCCAATGACTTCGGGTTCGAGTTTGTCTTTTCCCGATGGGTCGAGGCACTGGGCAGGCCTGGCGATGTGCTCATCGCGCTGAGCACAAGTGGCAACAGTCGCAACATCGTCCGCGCGGTTGAATCGGCAGGAACCATCGGCATGCACCGAGTTGCACTTCTCGGGCAGGGCGGCGGGGTGCTGAGCGGATTGTGCGAACACCAATGGATCGTTCCAGCCCGGACTTCTGACCGCATTCAGGAAATCCACATGCTGATATTGCACTGCATCGTCGAAGCGGTTGAAATCGAACTGGGCGTCGGCTCAT